The Desulfococcus multivorans DNA window CAAGGCCTATTGCCGGGGCCGTCTCCTTTGAGGAATATGTCGCGGGCAGGCCGGACACGGATCCGGGAACATACCGACCCACGCATATCTATGACGAGACAACGCGTCTGTATACTTCCGGGACCACCGGGATGCCGAAGGGCGTCCCGCTGAACAATATCAACGAGATCATGAGCGCCCACGACGTCATCATGCACTTCCCCCTCAATCCCAGGGACAAGACCCTGAACATGACGCCCTGGTTTCACCGGGGCGGGCTTTACGCGGGGGGGCCCAACCCCACGCTCTATGTGGGCGCCGAATTGATCCCTCTGCGTCATTTTGACGCCGCGACCGTCCTGGATCTGATCGACAAACACGGCATCACCTATGTCATCGGCGCCCCCACCACGTTGGAAGGGCTTTGTGCCGAACAGCAGAAAAAACGTCGGGACCTGAGTCATCTGAAAGGCATCGTGACGATGGGGGCGCCGCTGGATCGGGCCGCGTGCATTCGCTTCCAGGAGATGCTCACCCCGAACATTTTCAACGGATACGGAACCACCGAAGCGTTCTGGAACACCTTTCTGCGGCCCTACGATCTGCCGGATATGGCGGGGGCTGCGGGCCGTTCGTGCACCGACGACGATATGGCGGTGGTGAACGTATACCCGGACCGACTGGCCGAGCCGGACGATCATGTGAGGAAAAACAACGAGGACGTGGGCGAGGTCATTATCAAAGCCGCCGGAAAGTGCTCGTATACCTATGCCAACCGGCCTGAAGAAGCCAGGGCGAAATATTACAAGGGGTGGCTCTATATCGGTGACCTCTGCACCTGGGACAGGAATGAATTTCTGACCGTGGTGGGCCGGAAAGACGATATGTTCATCTCCGGCGGCGAAAACATTCATCCCGTGCAGGTGGAGGCGGTGCTGAACGAACATCCGGAAGTGGCAAGCTGCGCGGTGGTGGGGCTGCCGGATCCCAAATGGGGGCAGGTGGTGGTGGCCTATGTCGTCAGGTTCAACCCCTCCCTGACGGCAAAAGATATCGACGCATTCTGCCTTCAGCATCCCATGCTGGCGAAATACAAGCGCCCTAGATACTACCGTTTCGTGGACGAACTGCCCATGACGGCCACCGGCAAAAAGGTGCACTACAAGGTCAGGCAACAGGTGGTGGCCGATGCCGAAAAGGGACTGCTGGAAAAGGTGTGATGTTGCCCCGGTAGGTGACTGCCGGGACGGTGTCCGCCGAATTTGAACATCAGCACATGGCGCGCCGCCAAAGGGCCGGCAACGTCAACGCTGGATCGACAGGAGAGAATGACCATGGAATTTACCCGGGAAATATACTGGAACGTGGGCCACGGTGTGTTGATTCCCATGTATGCCCTGGCCTTGCTGGCCGTCGGCATTCTGGTTCACGGCGCCCTGAAGCGGATCGGGGTCTACAGGCTCGGAAAACCCGTGAATCGCACCGATGATCTCCGGGGCCGCATCGCCGCCGCCCTGCGGGATGTGCTCTCGCAGCGGCAGGTGTTGAGGGTCCGGGCCCCGGGCCTGGCGCACAGCCTGTTTTTCTGGGGGTTTCTCGTGCTGGCCCTCGGGACGACCCTGATCTTCCTGCAGGCGGACCTGACCGATCCGGTCTTCGGCTGGAAATTTCTGACCGGAACCTTTTACAAACTCTTTTCGCTGGTTCTGGATATTGCCGGCCTCCTGGCCCTTGTCATGCTGGGGGTGCTGTTTTACCGGCGCTACTGGGTGCGTCCGCCGGGCCTGGCGTCCGACAGGGACGATGCGATCATGCACGGGCTGCTGTTTGCCATTCTGACCACCGGTTTTGTCATCGAAGGCGCCCGCATGGCCGTGACCGAACTCGGTGCCGGCACCGGTCTGGCCGCCTGGTCCCCGGTGGGGCTGTTCGTTGCCGGGCGGATTTCGGGCCTGGGGGAGGAAAGCCTCCGGAGCCTGCACAAGGGTGTCTGGTGGATCCACTTTTTTCTGACCCTGGGCTTCTTCGTCGTGCTGCCCCGCACCAAGTTCCGGCATATCCTGACCACCAGCGCCAATTACGTGTTTGCCGACCATCGCCGCAAGGGGAGCACGGAAACCCTCGATCTCGAGGACGAGCAGACGGAGCGCTTCGGGGCGGCCCGGATCAGGGATCTGACCTGGAAGGACATCCTGGACGGCGACGCCTGCACCGAATGCAAGCGATGCCAGGACCGGTGTCCGGCCTGGCATACCGAAAAGCCGCTCAGCCCCATGGAAGTGATCGCTCATATCCGGGATGCCGCCTTCGGGCAGCCCGATGCGGATCTGATCGACACCATCGGGCGCGATGCCCTGTGGGCCTGCACCACCTGTCGGGCCTGCCAGGAGATTTGTCCGGCAACCATCGAGCACGTCAACAAAATCATCGACATGCGTCGCCACCTGGTCCTCATGGCAGGCGAATTTCCGGGTGAGGAGGTCATGGTCGCGACGGACAACGTGGAGGTGAACGGAAACCCGCTCGGGCTGGCTTTTTCGGCCCGGGGAGACTGGGCCGAAGGACTGGGCGTAACCCGCCTGGCCGAGAATGCGGATGTGGACATCCTCTATTTTGTTGGCTGCTATGCCTCTTTTGACAAGCGCAACATCAAGGTGGCCCGAAGCTTTGTCCGGCTATGCGCGGCGGCCGGGATCAAGGTCGGGATCCTGGGCAAGGAAGAAAAGTGCTGCGGCGAGCCGGTGCGCAAGCTCGGCAACGAGTATCTTTACCAGGGGCTTGCCGCCGAAAACATCGGGATCATGCAGGGCTACGGCGTGAAAAAGATCGTGACGGCCTGCCCCCACTGTTTCAATACCCTGGATCGGGACTACCGGGATCTCGGGTTTGACATCGACGTCGAACACTACGTCACCTTTCTTCAGAAACTGGTTCAGGACGGCCGCCTGAAACTCAGGCCCGGGCACTTTGCCTGCACCTATCACGACTCGTGTTACATCGGGCGTTACAACGACATCTACGAGCCTCCCCGCAGCCTGCTGTCGGCCGCCGGCGCCACCGTCCGGGAAATGGAGCGGAACCGGGATGAGGGGTTCTGCTGCGGCGGCGGCGGCGGCCGTGTCATCGCGGACGAAAAAATCGGGACCCGAATCTGCGAAACCCGCGCGAAAATGGCGGCGGAGACCGGGACGGGAATCCTGGTTTCCAACTGTCCCTTCTGCCTGACGATGTTCGAGGACGGGGTCAAGGGCGCCGGGCTGGAAGGAAAGATGGTGCCGCGGGACATCGCCGAAATCCTGGTGGAGCGGTTGGAAAAACAAGACTGAACCCTGAATTGGAGATAAAGGAAATAGCCATGAAAATTCTTGTCTGCATCAAACAAGTGCCGGATATGGAATCCAAGTTCCGGATCGACGCCGATAACAAATGGTACAGCGAGGAAGAGCTTGCCTGGCGCATGAACGAATACGACGAATATGCCGTGGAGCAGGCTGTGCGGCTTCGGGAACAGATCGGGGACGGGGCGGACCTCACCGTCCTGACCATCGGACCCGATCGGGTCCGGG harbors:
- a CDS encoding heterodisulfide reductase-related iron-sulfur binding cluster, with product MTMEFTREIYWNVGHGVLIPMYALALLAVGILVHGALKRIGVYRLGKPVNRTDDLRGRIAAALRDVLSQRQVLRVRAPGLAHSLFFWGFLVLALGTTLIFLQADLTDPVFGWKFLTGTFYKLFSLVLDIAGLLALVMLGVLFYRRYWVRPPGLASDRDDAIMHGLLFAILTTGFVIEGARMAVTELGAGTGLAAWSPVGLFVAGRISGLGEESLRSLHKGVWWIHFFLTLGFFVVLPRTKFRHILTTSANYVFADHRRKGSTETLDLEDEQTERFGAARIRDLTWKDILDGDACTECKRCQDRCPAWHTEKPLSPMEVIAHIRDAAFGQPDADLIDTIGRDALWACTTCRACQEICPATIEHVNKIIDMRRHLVLMAGEFPGEEVMVATDNVEVNGNPLGLAFSARGDWAEGLGVTRLAENADVDILYFVGCYASFDKRNIKVARSFVRLCAAAGIKVGILGKEEKCCGEPVRKLGNEYLYQGLAAENIGIMQGYGVKKIVTACPHCFNTLDRDYRDLGFDIDVEHYVTFLQKLVQDGRLKLRPGHFACTYHDSCYIGRYNDIYEPPRSLLSAAGATVREMERNRDEGFCCGGGGGRVIADEKIGTRICETRAKMAAETGTGILVSNCPFCLTMFEDGVKGAGLEGKMVPRDIAEILVERLEKQD
- a CDS encoding class I adenylate-forming enzyme family protein; translated protein: MSENRKFTYDTAMFRDTFENDFTYLNGFLRNTHRYANQNAMTCPLRDKTWTYQDLDKACNILAHALKDDGVGKADVVMYQLYNCAEWVFIYLASQKLGAVNCPINFRLSYGETAYMLDDSKPRVYFYDAADAEMAQRALEKAAHKPQTIVMVDMSGRTRPIAGAVSFEEYVAGRPDTDPGTYRPTHIYDETTRLYTSGTTGMPKGVPLNNINEIMSAHDVIMHFPLNPRDKTLNMTPWFHRGGLYAGGPNPTLYVGAELIPLRHFDAATVLDLIDKHGITYVIGAPTTLEGLCAEQQKKRRDLSHLKGIVTMGAPLDRAACIRFQEMLTPNIFNGYGTTEAFWNTFLRPYDLPDMAGAAGRSCTDDDMAVVNVYPDRLAEPDDHVRKNNEDVGEVIIKAAGKCSYTYANRPEEARAKYYKGWLYIGDLCTWDRNEFLTVVGRKDDMFISGGENIHPVQVEAVLNEHPEVASCAVVGLPDPKWGQVVVAYVVRFNPSLTAKDIDAFCLQHPMLAKYKRPRYYRFVDELPMTATGKKVHYKVRQQVVADAEKGLLEKV